TGGTCGCCCACTCCTTCAGCTCGCTGGTCCTCCTCGAACTGCTCAGCCGCCGGGCCGCCGCCGCCGACCCGCTGGACGTACCGGCCGTCGTCCTCGTCAACCCCTTCTACCGCAGCGACGCGGAGTCGTTCCACTGGAACATGATCGCCCCGACCCTGGACGACTTCCCGCGCACCATGGCCGAGTCCATCCGGCTGCGGACGTCCGGCCACACCATCGAGCCGGAGCTCCTCGCGGACATGGCCCGGCGCATGACCGAGTGGATCGGCCCCTACGGCTGGCTCCGTTTCTTCGACACCTATCTGCGCACCCCGCTGTTCCGGGTGGACCTGGTCGAGGCCCCCGCCCTGGTGATCGGCGGCGCGGCCGACCGGTCCGCACCCGCCGCGGAGGCACGCCACCTCGCCGCCCGGCTGCCGGCCGGAGAGTCGGTGACGGTGCCCGGCTGCGGTCACTTCCCGATGCTCGAACGGCCCGACTGGTTCACCGGCGCCGTGCACGCCTTCCTCGACCGGATCCCGGATCGCACCCGGCCCCTGGCAGGCACCCGGCCCCTGGCAGGCACCTGACCCCGCCACGGCCGGATCCCGTCCGCCCCGATACGCCCCGACACGAAGGAGTCCGTGATGGGCCCGATGCCCCATCCTGCTGTCACGGCGCTGCTGGAGACCCCGACGACGGGGCGGCTGCGCCCCCTCTTCGAAGGCAACAACATCAGCTTCGCCATCGGCTTCAAGCACATCAACTACGTTGCCGAGGCAGCGGTCCTGAACCACTTCCGGGAGGCGGGGCTGCCCGTCGGCGACCTCTACCGGCGCTACGGGCTGGGGTTCGACGTGGTCGACATCCACTCCCGGCTCGGCGCGCTGCTCGCCGTCGACGACGAGGTGGAGGCGGTC
The nucleotide sequence above comes from Streptomyces sp. NL15-2K. Encoded proteins:
- a CDS encoding alpha/beta hydrolase, with the translated sequence MTNVVLLHGLANNEAIWAPLAGHWRAGLDIHAPRLPWHGGGIADWRHETDSAARLQDVLDAIPGGAGVVVAHSFSSLVLLELLSRRAAAADPLDVPAVVLVNPFYRSDAESFHWNMIAPTLDDFPRTMAESIRLRTSGHTIEPELLADMARRMTEWIGPYGWLRFFDTYLRTPLFRVDLVEAPALVIGGAADRSAPAAEARHLAARLPAGESVTVPGCGHFPMLERPDWFTGAVHAFLDRIPDRTRPLAGTRPLAGT